One genomic window of Roseateles sp. DAIF2 includes the following:
- a CDS encoding glutamine amidotransferase, with protein sequence MSKTVLALRHLAFEDLGLLEPLLRERGYARIDYRDAGVDALDAAEAEAADLLVVLGGPIGAEDEALYPFLAEELRLIEQRLAAGRPLLGVCLGAQLMARALGAAVRPMPHGRKEIGFAPLSLSEAGLASPLAPLRAGQPVLHWHGDQFALPAGLPSLAATPLCPHQAFMAGPAALALQFHLEADPRRIEQWLIGHAAELGQAGVDIAALRRDTALHGPGLRAALAAVLDAWLPGCAA encoded by the coding sequence ATGAGCAAGACCGTCCTGGCCCTGCGCCATCTCGCCTTCGAAGACCTGGGCCTGCTGGAGCCGCTGCTGCGCGAGCGCGGCTATGCGCGCATCGACTACCGCGACGCCGGCGTCGATGCGCTGGATGCCGCCGAGGCGGAGGCGGCCGATCTGCTGGTCGTGCTGGGCGGGCCGATCGGCGCCGAGGACGAGGCGCTGTATCCCTTCTTGGCCGAGGAGCTGCGCCTGATCGAGCAGCGCCTGGCGGCGGGCCGGCCGCTGCTGGGCGTCTGCCTGGGCGCGCAGCTGATGGCGCGCGCGCTGGGCGCCGCGGTGCGGCCGATGCCGCATGGCCGCAAGGAGATCGGCTTCGCCCCGCTGAGCCTGAGCGAAGCCGGCCTGGCCTCGCCGTTGGCGCCGCTGCGCGCCGGCCAGCCGGTGCTGCACTGGCATGGCGACCAGTTCGCGCTGCCCGCCGGCCTGCCCAGCCTGGCCGCCACGCCGCTGTGCCCGCACCAGGCTTTCATGGCCGGCCCGGCCGCGCTGGCGCTGCAGTTCCATCTGGAGGCCGATCCGCGCCGCATCGAGCAGTGGCTGATCGGCCATGCGGCCGAGCTGGGCCAGGCCGGCGTCGACATCGCCGCGCTGCGCCGCGACACGGCCCTGCACGGCCCGGGCCTGCGCGCCGCGCTGGCCGCGGTGCTGGACGCCTGGTTGCCGGGCTGCGCCGCATGA
- a CDS encoding DUF4382 domain-containing protein produces MKMSCLGLFLGVALAACGGGGGDAGEPVLNNGTLRVAMTDAPSCGYDAVFVTVQKLRVHGSASAAETDGGWSELLLNPARRVDLLTLTNGVLEELGQLPLPAGRYSQLRLVLAANDAANPMANAVTPSGGTAIALDTPSGQQSGVKLNAQIDVETGKQADVVLDFDACKSVVKRGNSGRYNLQPVIRVLPRLSDAGARVVGYVEASLANSDTRVSVQQAGVPVKSTWPDANGRFVLYPLPSGSYELVLAAPGRATAVLSGVPVVAATPTEVNGAGAPIALAASSEREIGGTLTPASAGLRALQTLGGAITVEVAWASVLADSGAYTLRLPVAAPRLAAYAPNAAALNFQPDAAAAAKYRLEASSNGVLKTADVNVSGVVAPIDFGF; encoded by the coding sequence ATGAAGATGAGCTGTCTGGGACTGTTTCTGGGAGTGGCGCTCGCCGCCTGTGGTGGCGGGGGTGGCGATGCCGGCGAGCCGGTGCTGAACAACGGCACCCTGCGGGTGGCGATGACCGATGCGCCGTCCTGCGGCTACGACGCGGTGTTCGTCACGGTGCAGAAGCTGCGCGTGCATGGCAGCGCCAGCGCCGCGGAGACCGACGGCGGCTGGTCCGAGCTGCTGCTGAACCCGGCGCGGCGCGTGGACCTGCTGACCCTCACCAACGGGGTGCTGGAGGAGCTGGGCCAGCTGCCGCTGCCGGCGGGGCGCTACAGCCAGCTGCGCCTGGTGCTGGCGGCCAACGACGCGGCCAACCCGATGGCCAATGCGGTGACGCCCAGCGGCGGCACGGCCATCGCGCTGGATACGCCCAGCGGGCAGCAGAGTGGCGTCAAGCTGAATGCGCAGATCGATGTCGAGACCGGCAAGCAGGCCGATGTGGTGCTGGACTTCGATGCCTGCAAGTCGGTGGTCAAGCGCGGCAACTCGGGGCGCTACAACCTGCAGCCGGTAATCCGCGTGCTGCCGCGCCTGTCGGACGCCGGTGCGCGCGTGGTCGGCTATGTCGAGGCCAGCCTGGCCAACAGCGACACGCGGGTCTCGGTGCAGCAGGCCGGCGTGCCGGTCAAGAGCACCTGGCCGGATGCCAACGGGCGCTTCGTGCTCTATCCGCTGCCCAGCGGCAGCTACGAGCTGGTGCTGGCCGCGCCGGGCCGCGCCACCGCGGTGCTGAGCGGCGTGCCGGTGGTCGCGGCCACGCCCACCGAGGTGAATGGCGCCGGCGCGCCGATCGCGCTGGCGGCCTCGAGCGAACGCGAGATCGGCGGCACCCTGACGCCCGCCAGCGCCGGCCTGCGCGCGCTGCAGACCCTGGGCGGGGCGATCACGGTCGAGGTGGCCTGGGCCTCGGTGCTGGCCGACAGCGGCGCCTACACGCTGCGCCTGCCGGTGGCCGCGCCGCGGCTGGCGGCCTATGCGCCGAACGCGGCCGCACTGAACTTCCAGCCCGATGCGGCCGCGGCCGCCAAGTACAGGCTCGAGGCCAGCTCGAACGGGGTGCTGAAGACCGCGGACGTGAACGTCAGCGGCGTGGTGGCGCCGATCGACTTCGGCTTCTGA
- a CDS encoding GreA/GreB family elongation factor: MSSASTPIPPAGDASCLLTELDHQRLSRLAQDHEPLQALLDGAELLPSPRLPADIVSMNSELEVVELGTGRQRRLTLCYPAEARPDEGRISVLSPVGLSLLGRPVGAQASWRTPGGGDGATLLISALLYQPEASGDLLR; the protein is encoded by the coding sequence ATGTCTTCTGCTTCCACTCCTATCCCGCCGGCCGGCGACGCCAGCTGCCTGCTGACCGAACTCGACCATCAACGCCTGAGCCGCCTGGCGCAGGACCATGAGCCGCTGCAGGCCCTGCTGGACGGCGCCGAGCTGCTGCCCTCGCCGCGCCTGCCGGCCGACATCGTCTCGATGAACTCGGAGCTCGAGGTGGTCGAGCTCGGCACCGGCCGCCAGCGCCGCCTGACCCTGTGCTACCCGGCCGAGGCCCGGCCCGACGAGGGCCGCATCTCGGTGCTGTCGCCGGTGGGCCTGAGCCTGCTGGGCCGCCCGGTCGGCGCGCAGGCCAGTTGGCGGACGCCGGGCGGCGGCGATGGCGCGACGCTGCTGATCAGCGCCCTGCTCTACCAGCCCGAGGCGAGCGGCGACCTGCTGCGCTGA
- a CDS encoding AraC family transcriptional regulator: MSPPPTIDRLSSLLDRFKVRTRLFHNGPLCGISRFPAEPGRGFLHVMRRGELELRHGAGQAGLPRRLRIDEPTLLFYPRPLAHEFRNPPEEGSDFVCAELEFDGGALNPLVRALPPLLVLPLARVEGLELSLQLLFSETERLRCGQRLLADRLFEVVLIQLLRWLIDHPAEAGVQPGLVTGLSDPRLARALVALHEDPGAAWSLEAMAERAGMSRSAFAAHFKAVLDQTPANYLADWRLTLAQARLRQGRPVKQIADELGYANASALSRLFSQRLGQSPRQWLDGAAATAAAESLT, encoded by the coding sequence ATGAGCCCGCCGCCGACCATCGACCGCCTGTCCAGCCTGCTGGACCGCTTCAAGGTGCGGACGCGCCTGTTCCACAACGGCCCGCTGTGCGGCATCAGCCGCTTCCCGGCCGAGCCCGGGCGCGGCTTTCTGCATGTGATGCGGCGCGGCGAGCTGGAACTGCGCCATGGCGCCGGGCAGGCCGGCCTGCCGCGGCGCCTGCGCATTGACGAGCCGACCCTGCTGTTCTACCCGCGGCCGCTGGCGCATGAGTTCCGCAACCCGCCCGAGGAGGGCTCGGACTTCGTCTGCGCCGAGCTGGAGTTCGACGGCGGCGCGCTGAACCCGCTGGTGCGGGCACTACCGCCGCTCTTGGTGCTGCCGCTGGCGCGGGTCGAGGGGCTGGAGCTATCGCTGCAGCTCTTGTTCAGCGAGACCGAACGGCTGCGCTGCGGCCAGCGCCTGCTGGCGGACCGGCTGTTCGAGGTGGTGCTGATCCAGCTATTGCGCTGGCTGATCGACCATCCGGCCGAGGCCGGCGTGCAGCCGGGCCTGGTCACCGGCCTGTCGGACCCGCGGCTGGCGCGCGCGCTGGTCGCGCTGCACGAAGACCCGGGCGCGGCCTGGAGCCTGGAGGCGATGGCCGAGCGGGCCGGCATGTCGCGCAGCGCCTTCGCCGCGCATTTCAAGGCGGTGCTGGACCAGACGCCGGCCAACTACCTGGCCGACTGGCGCCTGACCCTGGCCCAGGCCCGGCTGCGCCAGGGCCGGCCGGTCAAGCAGATCGCCGACGAACTGGGCTATGCCAACGCTTCGGCGCTGTCGCGCCTGTTCAGCCAGCGCCTGGGGCAGTCGCCGCGGCAATGGCTGGACGGCGCGGCCGCCACGGCCGCGGCCGAGTCGCTCACTTGA
- the cutA gene encoding divalent-cation tolerance protein CutA, protein MSAPDPTPTPTVIAVVTTLPDRAAAQDLARALVSQGLAACAQISEIESVYRWDGALQQEREFRLLLKTRAALYPRLEVAIRAAHPYELPAIHAQALGPVYGPYARWVEEQTLAAGDDAA, encoded by the coding sequence ATGTCCGCGCCCGATCCCACCCCGACTCCCACTGTCATTGCCGTCGTCACCACCCTGCCGGACCGCGCCGCGGCGCAAGACCTGGCACGGGCGCTGGTCAGCCAGGGCCTGGCGGCCTGCGCCCAGATCTCCGAGATCGAGAGCGTCTACCGCTGGGACGGCGCGCTGCAGCAGGAGCGCGAGTTTCGCCTGCTGCTGAAGACCCGCGCCGCCCTGTACCCGCGGCTGGAGGTGGCGATCCGCGCCGCCCATCCCTACGAGCTGCCGGCCATCCATGCGCAGGCGCTGGGGCCGGTGTATGGGCCCTATGCGCGTTGGGTCGAGGAGCAGACCTTGGCCGCCGGCGACGACGCGGCCTGA
- a CDS encoding aldo/keto reductase, translated as MQYRRLGRSGLQVSELSLGSWVTYHNQVDTKAASEMLAAAFDAGVNFFDNAEVYALGESEVVMGQAFKQLGWARHRYIVSTKFFWGIDRDVPHATNFKDTLNRKYLMQAIDGSLKRLQLDFVDLVYCHRPDPHTPIEETVWAMSDMIRQGKALYWGTSEWSAADIRAAWEIAERHHLHKPVVEQPQYHLFHRQRVEQEYARLYEDIGLGLTTWSPLASGLLTGKYRSGIPAGSRGALESMSWMREQLQDPARNAAVAELQGIAAELGGNVAQLAIAWANRNPRVSTVILGASKLAQLQDNLGALALTPKLTPELLARIDALTLPLAK; from the coding sequence ATGCAATACCGTCGTCTGGGCCGCAGCGGCCTGCAAGTCTCCGAACTGTCCCTGGGCTCCTGGGTCACCTATCACAACCAGGTCGACACCAAGGCCGCCAGCGAGATGCTGGCCGCGGCCTTCGATGCCGGCGTGAACTTCTTTGACAACGCCGAGGTCTATGCGCTGGGCGAGAGCGAGGTGGTGATGGGCCAGGCCTTCAAGCAGCTGGGTTGGGCGCGGCACCGCTACATCGTCTCGACCAAGTTCTTCTGGGGCATCGACCGCGACGTGCCGCACGCCACCAACTTCAAGGACACGCTGAACCGCAAGTACCTGATGCAGGCGATCGACGGCTCGCTGAAGCGCCTGCAGCTGGACTTCGTCGACCTGGTCTACTGCCACCGCCCCGATCCGCACACGCCGATCGAGGAGACGGTCTGGGCGATGAGCGACATGATCCGCCAGGGCAAGGCGCTGTACTGGGGCACCAGCGAATGGAGCGCCGCCGACATCCGCGCCGCCTGGGAGATCGCCGAGCGGCATCACCTGCACAAGCCGGTGGTGGAGCAGCCGCAGTACCACCTGTTCCACCGCCAGCGCGTCGAGCAGGAATACGCGCGGCTCTACGAGGACATCGGCCTGGGCCTGACCACCTGGAGCCCGCTGGCCTCGGGTCTGTTGACCGGCAAGTACCGCAGCGGCATCCCGGCCGGCAGCCGCGGCGCGCTGGAGAGCATGAGCTGGATGCGCGAGCAGCTGCAGGACCCGGCGCGCAATGCCGCGGTGGCCGAGCTGCAGGGCATCGCGGCCGAGCTGGGCGGCAATGTGGCGCAGCTGGCGATCGCCTGGGCGAACCGCAACCCGCGTGTCTCGACCGTGATCCTGGGCGCCAGCAAGCTGGCCCAGCTGCAGGACAACCTGGGCGCGCTGGCGCTGACGCCCAAGCTGACGCCCGAGCTGCTGGCACGCATCGACGCGCTGACCCTGCCGCTGGCGAAGTAA
- the murU gene encoding N-acetylmuramate alpha-1-phosphate uridylyltransferase MurU, with the protein MRAIILAAGRGERLRPLTDHTPKPLLDVRGKPLIVWHIEALAAAGVRDIVINCAWLGEQFPARLGDGSAFGLRLHYSMEPVGALETAGGIAQALPLLGADGQDAFWVVSGDVFLPGFPFDPAAAARFAAGDALAHLWMVDNAPHHPRGDFAIDAQGLARLDGAPRYTWASVGLFRAAFFAAVKPGERAALRPHLDAAIAAGRMSAEHYAGAWTDVGTAERLAALNKPA; encoded by the coding sequence ATGCGAGCCATCATCCTCGCGGCCGGGCGTGGCGAGCGCCTGCGGCCGCTGACCGACCATACCCCCAAGCCGCTGCTGGACGTGCGCGGCAAGCCCCTGATCGTGTGGCATATCGAGGCCCTGGCCGCCGCCGGCGTGCGCGACATCGTGATCAACTGCGCCTGGCTGGGCGAGCAGTTCCCGGCCCGGCTGGGCGACGGCAGCGCCTTCGGCCTGCGCCTGCATTACTCGATGGAACCCGTGGGCGCGCTGGAGACCGCCGGCGGCATCGCCCAGGCCCTGCCGCTGCTGGGCGCCGATGGGCAGGACGCCTTCTGGGTCGTCTCCGGCGATGTGTTCCTGCCCGGCTTCCCCTTCGACCCGGCCGCGGCCGCACGCTTCGCGGCCGGCGATGCGCTGGCCCATCTGTGGATGGTGGACAACGCGCCGCACCACCCGCGCGGCGATTTCGCGATCGACGCGCAAGGCCTGGCCCGGCTGGACGGCGCGCCGCGCTACACCTGGGCCAGCGTGGGCCTGTTCCGCGCCGCCTTCTTCGCCGCGGTCAAGCCGGGCGAGCGCGCCGCGCTGCGCCCGCACCTGGACGCCGCGATCGCGGCCGGCCGGATGAGCGCCGAGCATTACGCCGGCGCCTGGACCGATGTCGGCACGGCCGAGCGCCTGGCGGCGCTCAACAAGCCGGCCTGA
- a CDS encoding GFA family protein has protein sequence MTTSDESVLRGSCHCGRVAFEVRGRPDSALACNCSICQRKGSLLWFVPRSRFSLLTPDENAGSYLFNKHVIKHRFCSTCGIHPYAEGQDPQGHAIAAINLRCLEDFDLASVPVTQYDGRAR, from the coding sequence ATGACGACCAGCGACGAATCCGTTCTGCGCGGCAGCTGCCATTGCGGCCGCGTCGCCTTCGAGGTACGGGGCCGGCCGGACTCGGCGCTGGCCTGCAACTGCTCGATCTGCCAGCGCAAGGGCTCGCTGCTGTGGTTCGTGCCGCGCAGCCGCTTCAGCCTGCTGACGCCGGACGAGAACGCCGGCAGCTATCTGTTCAACAAGCATGTGATCAAGCACCGCTTCTGCAGCACCTGCGGCATCCATCCCTATGCCGAGGGCCAGGACCCGCAGGGCCACGCGATCGCGGCGATCAATCTGCGCTGCCTCGAGGACTTCGACCTGGCCAGCGTGCCGGTCACGCAGTACGACGGCCGGGCGCGCTGA
- a CDS encoding GNAT family N-acetyltransferase — MSTARQDWPVDLARADELEALRRIEAAAATLFPPQDLPPALAQHQLSLQALEQARAAGLLWVVRAAASSQPVAFLLAEACGDCLHLAEMDVLPSHGRRGIGAALLARAGAEAAARGLAWLTLSTFEHLPWNGPFYARQGFRPFDEEEASGADSAAFPHLAARLAAERGLGLARRIGMVRPVASPEGATMARQHRETWR, encoded by the coding sequence ATGAGCACCGCGCGACAGGACTGGCCGGTCGACCTGGCCCGCGCCGACGAGCTGGAAGCGCTGCGGCGCATCGAGGCCGCGGCGGCCACCCTGTTCCCGCCGCAAGACCTGCCCCCGGCCCTGGCGCAGCATCAGCTTTCGCTGCAAGCACTGGAGCAGGCACGCGCGGCGGGGCTGCTGTGGGTCGTGCGTGCGGCGGCCTCATCGCAGCCGGTGGCCTTCCTGCTGGCCGAGGCCTGCGGCGACTGCCTGCACCTGGCCGAGATGGACGTGCTGCCGTCCCATGGCCGCCGCGGCATCGGCGCGGCCCTGCTGGCCCGGGCCGGTGCGGAGGCGGCCGCGCGCGGCCTCGCATGGCTGACCCTCAGCACCTTCGAGCATCTGCCCTGGAACGGGCCCTTCTATGCGCGGCAGGGCTTTCGGCCGTTCGATGAAGAAGAAGCAAGCGGCGCGGACTCAGCAGCGTTTCCCCATCTCGCGGCGCGGCTGGCGGCCGAGCGGGGGCTGGGCCTGGCGCGGCGCATCGGCATGGTCCGGCCGGTGGCCTCACCGGAGGGCGCTACGATGGCCCGACAACATCGGGAGACATGGCGATGA
- a CDS encoding FAD-dependent monooxygenase, whose product MSLDTPLPAPTLRLAVVGAGPAGLALALLAARSLPRAQITLFDARPLERDVSADPRTLALSLGSVQLLQRLSAWNAGAAQAIAEVQVSQAPPTLNHPLFGPAGEPEVRISAAEQGVAQLGAVLSYGQLVAPLQAAWLAETARAPQRLLSRFGQPVAGLKPVEDGIEVDAGIAESYDLAVVAEGGVFAEQARKALTHDYQQNAWVGTVMLAPDSPAGVAYERFTRNGPLALLPLKALDDGRRRAALVWCMPQAEDEIAGLNDAQRLAVIQSLLPARIGRLQGISALKCFPLGLNAERSLVEGRSVRIGNAAQTLHPVAGQGLNLGLRDAYALVDALKPCPSAAELDRALRGVEWQRAPDRWSMIAATDFLARSFAWRWPGLPAARGLGLAALQALPPVKRALARQMMFGRR is encoded by the coding sequence ATGTCCCTCGATACCCCGTTGCCAGCCCCCACGCTGCGCCTGGCCGTGGTCGGCGCCGGCCCGGCCGGCCTGGCCCTGGCCCTGCTTGCGGCGCGCTCGCTGCCGCGGGCGCAGATCACCCTGTTCGACGCCCGCCCGCTGGAGCGCGATGTCTCGGCCGACCCGCGCACCCTCGCCCTGTCGCTGGGCAGCGTGCAGCTGCTGCAGCGCCTGTCGGCCTGGAACGCCGGCGCCGCCCAGGCGATCGCCGAGGTGCAGGTCAGCCAGGCCCCGCCGACCCTGAACCATCCGCTGTTCGGCCCGGCCGGCGAGCCCGAGGTGCGCATCAGCGCGGCCGAGCAGGGCGTGGCCCAGCTCGGCGCGGTCTTGAGCTACGGCCAGCTGGTCGCGCCGCTGCAGGCCGCCTGGCTGGCCGAGACCGCGCGCGCGCCGCAGCGCCTGCTGAGCCGCTTCGGCCAGCCGGTCGCGGGGCTGAAGCCGGTCGAGGACGGCATCGAGGTCGATGCCGGCATCGCCGAGAGCTACGACCTGGCCGTGGTCGCCGAGGGCGGCGTGTTCGCGGAGCAGGCGCGCAAGGCCTTAACCCACGACTATCAGCAGAACGCCTGGGTCGGCACCGTGATGCTGGCGCCCGACAGCCCGGCCGGCGTCGCCTACGAGCGCTTCACCCGCAACGGCCCGCTGGCCCTGCTGCCGCTCAAGGCCCTGGACGACGGCCGGCGCCGCGCCGCGCTGGTCTGGTGCATGCCGCAGGCCGAGGACGAGATCGCCGGCCTGAACGACGCGCAGCGCCTGGCGGTGATCCAGAGCCTGCTGCCCGCTCGCATCGGCCGGCTGCAGGGCATCTCGGCGCTGAAATGCTTCCCGCTCGGCCTGAACGCGGAGCGCAGCCTGGTCGAGGGCCGCAGCGTGCGCATCGGCAATGCCGCCCAGACCCTGCACCCGGTCGCCGGCCAGGGCCTGAACCTGGGCCTGCGCGACGCCTATGCGCTGGTCGACGCGCTGAAGCCATGCCCCAGCGCGGCCGAGCTGGACCGCGCGCTGCGCGGCGTCGAATGGCAGCGCGCGCCGGACCGCTGGAGCATGATCGCCGCCACCGATTTCCTGGCGCGCAGCTTCGCCTGGCGCTGGCCCGGCCTGCCGGCCGCACGCGGCCTGGGGCTGGCCGCGCTGCAGGCGCTGCCGCCGGTGAAGCGCGCGCTGGCGCGGCAGATGATGTTCGGGCGGCGCTGA
- a CDS encoding MOSC domain-containing protein, with product MSDAVMDEAGIEIGRLRAVLTGKSRPYTRPGSISGIAKTPLGAPVEVGPEGLAGDEQGDRRLHGGPDKAVHCYAWSHYEAWRRELAGIEPAAALLQRPGAFGENFSLEPGLDEAEVCIADRWAIGETALFEISQGRQPCWKLNDRFGVPDMALRLQQSLRPGWYLRVLRPGVVAAGDAIRRVARPHPDWPLRRLLRVIAERDCDPALLRQVVELPLPPSWLKLFRGRLASGEVESWSRRLEG from the coding sequence ATGAGCGACGCAGTGATGGATGAGGCGGGCATCGAGATTGGCCGCCTGCGCGCGGTGCTGACGGGCAAGTCCCGACCCTATACCCGGCCCGGCAGCATCAGCGGCATCGCCAAGACGCCGCTGGGCGCGCCGGTGGAAGTCGGCCCGGAAGGCCTGGCCGGCGACGAGCAGGGCGACCGGCGCCTGCATGGCGGCCCCGACAAGGCCGTGCATTGCTATGCCTGGAGCCATTACGAGGCCTGGCGCCGCGAGCTGGCCGGCATCGAGCCGGCCGCGGCGCTGCTGCAGCGGCCCGGCGCCTTCGGCGAGAACTTCAGCCTGGAGCCGGGGCTGGACGAGGCCGAGGTCTGCATCGCCGATCGCTGGGCCATCGGCGAGACGGCGCTGTTCGAGATCAGCCAGGGCCGCCAGCCCTGCTGGAAGCTGAACGACCGCTTCGGCGTGCCCGACATGGCGCTGCGCCTGCAGCAGAGCCTGCGGCCGGGCTGGTATCTGCGTGTGCTGCGGCCGGGCGTCGTGGCCGCGGGCGATGCGATCCGCCGCGTCGCCCGCCCCCATCCGGACTGGCCGTTGCGGCGCCTGCTGCGCGTGATCGCCGAGCGCGACTGCGACCCGGCACTCCTGCGCCAGGTCGTCGAGCTGCCGCTGCCGCCCTCCTGGCTCAAGCTCTTTCGCGGCCGGCTGGCAAGCGGCGAGGTCGAATCCTGGAGCCGGCGGCTGGAGGGCTAA
- a CDS encoding peroxiredoxin, which translates to MSFEIPAARAEPAPPLQIAQWFNTDGGSASLALPALRGRVVALHAFQMLCPGCVAHGLPQAARLHELFPPERLAVIGLHSVFEHHEVMGHAAALQAFIHEYRLAFPIGLDRPDPRGGPVPLTMQALGLRGTPSLILLDKRGRIRLHQFGRVDDLRLGALIGQLMAEPDPDAPSLCDDDEGCRLPASADLR; encoded by the coding sequence ATGTCCTTCGAGATCCCCGCCGCCCGGGCCGAGCCGGCCCCACCGCTGCAGATCGCGCAATGGTTCAACACCGACGGCGGCAGCGCATCGCTCGCGCTGCCGGCCCTGCGCGGCCGCGTGGTGGCGCTGCATGCCTTTCAGATGCTGTGCCCCGGCTGCGTGGCCCATGGCCTGCCGCAGGCGGCCCGGCTGCATGAGCTGTTCCCGCCCGAGCGCCTGGCCGTGATCGGCCTGCACAGCGTGTTCGAGCACCATGAGGTGATGGGCCATGCGGCCGCGCTGCAGGCCTTCATCCACGAGTACCGGCTCGCCTTCCCGATCGGGCTGGACCGGCCGGATCCGCGCGGCGGCCCGGTGCCGCTGACGATGCAGGCCCTGGGCCTGCGCGGCACGCCCAGCCTGATCCTCCTGGACAAGCGCGGCCGCATCCGGCTGCACCAGTTCGGCCGCGTCGACGATCTGCGCCTCGGTGCGCTGATCGGCCAGCTGATGGCCGAACCCGACCCCGATGCGCCGTCGCTCTGCGACGATGACGAGGGTTGCCGCCTGCCCGCATCCGCCGACCTCCGTTGA
- a CDS encoding carboxymuconolactone decarboxylase family protein, which yields MSRIPLIDPAQATGSAKALLQQIHGAFGATPAMFRAVANSPAALQSMWAAFGALGSGVIPAKLGEQIAVAVADRNDCEYCLAAHTMLGRKAGASAAEMAAAQQGEAADPQTAAALRFALKLVNQRGQVGDADVQALREVGFNDEQIVEILAHVALNLFTNYVNVAFQVPVDFPAVKLHRQAA from the coding sequence ATGTCCCGCATCCCCCTGATCGATCCCGCCCAGGCCACCGGCAGCGCCAAGGCCCTGCTGCAGCAGATCCACGGCGCCTTCGGCGCCACGCCCGCGATGTTCCGCGCGGTCGCCAACTCGCCCGCCGCGCTGCAGAGCATGTGGGCCGCCTTCGGTGCCCTCGGCTCCGGCGTGATCCCGGCCAAGCTGGGCGAGCAAATCGCCGTCGCCGTCGCGGACCGCAACGATTGCGAGTACTGCCTGGCCGCCCACACGATGCTGGGCCGCAAGGCCGGTGCCAGCGCCGCCGAGATGGCCGCCGCCCAGCAGGGCGAAGCGGCCGACCCGCAGACCGCTGCCGCGCTGCGCTTCGCGCTGAAGCTGGTCAACCAGCGCGGCCAGGTCGGCGATGCCGATGTGCAGGCGCTGCGCGAGGTCGGCTTCAATGACGAGCAGATCGTCGAGATCCTGGCCCATGTGGCGCTGAACCTGTTCACCAACTATGTGAACGTGGCCTTCCAGGTGCCGGTCGACTTCCCGGCCGTCAAGCTGCATCGTCAGGCCGCCTGA
- a CDS encoding universal stress protein, protein MHTILTLNDFSSAAEQALARAVLLARRHDAVLELAHLDGTGPPDVGERLQRCAAMLARRHRLRVRCLGVLDGETQLREILRARSIDLLVLGWPEEQRHAWLFTPLARRLLRRQPCPLLVVRRPAERAYAKLLVAVELMAPQRALRLVEAAAALQPEAQLELFHAIGTRDEARLRAAEASYRSVLAYREALYRQARQHLLQLSDSLGARRNRLMYTLGRGDPARQTLVQQEHGGAELIVVGLRPPRPAWAGPLLGSTAATLLGRAGCDLLVWPQEQEGAPAPAQAASSPAAKVCSSTQRA, encoded by the coding sequence ATGCACACCATCCTGACCCTGAACGATTTCTCCAGCGCGGCCGAGCAGGCCCTGGCCCGCGCGGTCCTGCTGGCGCGCCGCCATGACGCGGTGCTGGAGCTGGCCCATCTGGACGGCACCGGCCCGCCCGATGTCGGCGAACGCCTGCAGCGCTGCGCCGCGATGCTGGCGCGTCGGCACCGCCTGCGCGTGCGCTGCCTGGGCGTGCTGGACGGCGAGACCCAGTTGCGCGAGATCCTGCGGGCCCGCTCGATCGACCTGCTGGTGCTGGGCTGGCCGGAGGAGCAGCGCCATGCCTGGCTGTTCACGCCGCTGGCGCGGCGCCTGCTGCGGCGCCAGCCCTGCCCGCTGCTGGTGGTGCGGCGGCCGGCCGAGCGGGCCTATGCCAAGCTGCTGGTCGCGGTGGAGTTAATGGCGCCGCAACGCGCGCTGCGGCTGGTCGAGGCCGCCGCCGCGCTGCAGCCCGAGGCGCAGCTGGAGCTGTTCCATGCGATCGGCACGCGCGACGAGGCCCGGCTGCGCGCCGCCGAGGCCTCCTACCGCAGCGTGCTGGCCTACCGCGAGGCCCTGTACCGCCAGGCCCGCCAGCATCTGCTGCAGCTCAGCGATTCGCTGGGCGCGCGCCGCAACCGCCTGATGTACACCCTGGGCCGCGGCGATCCGGCACGCCAGACCCTGGTGCAGCAGGAACATGGCGGTGCGGAGCTGATCGTCGTCGGGCTGCGCCCGCCCCGGCCGGCCTGGGCCGGGCCGCTGCTGGGCAGCACCGCGGCCACCCTGCTCGGACGCGCCGGCTGCGACCTGCTGGTCTGGCCGCAGGAACAAGAGGGGGCGCCGGCCCCGGCTCAGGCCGCGTCGTCGCCGGCGGCCAAGGTCTGCTCCTCGACCCAACGCGCATAG